One window of Acipenser ruthenus chromosome 17, fAciRut3.2 maternal haplotype, whole genome shotgun sequence genomic DNA carries:
- the si:ch1073-184j22.2 gene encoding dual specificity protein phosphatase 14 encodes MSLSQITPFLFISGADVPQNERLLSSKGITLIVNATLAHVTPVYRGVQSLRVPVSDLPHARLSDHFENVAHRIHTNRGGSTLVHCAAGMSRSPALVMAYLMRYQGVTLREAHSWVKGRRPHIRPNAGFWRQLLDYERRLFGKNTVKMESTPLGVLPEAKTQENGQRYCLNW; translated from the coding sequence ATGTCTCTCTCACAGATCACCCCCTTTCTATTCATTAGCGGCGCCGATGTTCCCCAAAACGAGCGCCTGCTGTCTTCCAAGGGGATCACTCTGATAGTCAACGCCACGCTGGCTCACGTTACCCCAGTGTACCGTGGGGTGCAGTCGCTCAGGGTGCCCGTCTCGGACCTCCCTCACGCCAGGCTGAGTGATCACTTTGAGAACGTGGCGCACCGCATTCACACCAATCGTGGCGGCAGCACACTGGTGCACTGCGCGGCAGGGATGAGCCGCTCACCCGCCCTCGTCATGGCATACCTCATGAGGTACCAGGGGGTTACCCTGCGTGAGGCACACTCCTGGGTCAAAGGTCGGCGCCCCCACATCCGGCCCAATGCTGGATTCTGGAGGCAGCTGCTGGActacgagaggaggctattcggcaaGAACACCGTTAAGATGGAGTCCACTCCTCTAGGGGTCCTGCCAGAGGCCAAGACACAGGAGAATGGCCAGAGATACTGCCTGAACTGGTGA